A segment of the Fusobacterium ulcerans genome:
CTACAAATTGAATCCTTACTAAAATCAGACTTTAAAACAAAATCTTCATATTCCTCTTTAGAAATTAAAGTATTTTTTGAAAATTCATCAGCTTCATTTTCAAGAGTTTTATCTAAATTTTGCAAAGTTTCTTCAGTATACCCATCAGATAAAATAGTCATAGCAATTTTCTTTTGTAAAACATGTTTTATTTCATGGAAAAGTGAAAACCAAAATATATCTGCAAATTTTCTTCTTACGTTTATAGCTAAAATTACCTTTTCTTTATTTATCCATTTTACTGCACCATTAATTTTAGAATTTTTTAAATGAGGTAATAAAATAAAACTTACTCCGCATTCTTTAAAAATTTCTTTTAGTCTAGGATAAAATACCTTTGGAGATTGTAATGTCATTTTTCTTATTTCAGGAATACTTTTTAATAATTTTTCTTTATCAAAATGTTGACTTATATTTAATTTTACTCCCTCATTAATTGCTGTTTGGACCCAAAGATTTGAATTTATTATATTTTTTTCATAAATTTTTGTATTTTCTTTTCTATAGCTAGTAAAATAATCAATTCTATCAAAACTTTTTAAAGATGCAACATTAAAATAACTGCATAAATTTTCTATTTTTTCTTTTTTTGTTTTTGCTGGCTCTACTAATTTTTGCTCTACAAAAAAATTATAATCAATATAATCTAAAACAACTATTTGTTTTTTAATATCTTCATTTTTTTTTATTTCATTCATTACATCTTCATATTTTCTTTGTAAATTTTTCCACACTTCAACAGATGTCTTATACATAATGGCCAAGCCTATTGCCACTTCATCTGAAAGATTAATTTCTCCATTTAATAATTTGCTTATAGTCTTAGGAGTAGTCCCAATTTTTTTTGCAAATTCTTGCTGTGTTAACTCTTCCTCTTCTATCAATTCTTTAATGTAATATCCAGGATGAAAGGCAATCATATTCTTATATTCTACTATCAAATTATTCATAATGATTGCTCACCTCCAAAATTATTATTATTTTTG
Coding sequences within it:
- a CDS encoding helix-turn-helix domain-containing protein → MNNLIVEYKNMIAFHPGYYIKELIEEEELTQQEFAKKIGTTPKTISKLLNGEINLSDEVAIGLAIMYKTSVEVWKNLQRKYEDVMNEIKKNEDIKKQIVVLDYIDYNFFVEQKLVEPAKTKKEKIENLCSYFNVASLKSFDRIDYFTSYRKENTKIYEKNIINSNLWVQTAINEGVKLNISQHFDKEKLLKSIPEIRKMTLQSPKVFYPRLKEIFKECGVSFILLPHLKNSKINGAVKWINKEKVILAINVRRKFADIFWFSLFHEIKHVLQKKIAMTILSDGYTEETLQNLDKTLENEADEFSKNTLISKEEYEDFVLKSDFSKDSICRFAKSINIHSGIVVGRLQKENIIGYDKYNDLREKYILE